The Anopheles maculipalpis chromosome 3RL, idAnoMacuDA_375_x, whole genome shotgun sequence genomic sequence CAACCAAGCATAAGTACTAATAACTAAAAATTGATGATAAAAATGGATAAActacgaaacgaaaacaataaacgaacGAGTAAATGaaagcataaaacacacaacactaaaCAGTCGAAGCAAAAGCACAGTAAATGGATAACGAAAGGAGAAATAGAAAATGTCAAAGGTCAGAATCAAAAGTCGGGTTTGAAAACAGTTACAAATTAAACTAAAGTGTTTCATCTTCAAACTATCATCCAACATTAGCATAGCGACTATGAAATGTAATAATTAAATACGAAAATAAGTAACCTAAACTACGTACCACAGATTGATTGTTTCGAATAAAGGTGATGAATTTCAATCTTcttacggtttttttttttcagaagcttttacaacatttaaatattttttttaatttttgtgtgcttAAGATGCTGAGATCTAATTGTTTTGCTAAGTAATATTGTCCTTATTAGAATCCTAAGTAGAACTTCTTTTAATCATCTACTAAGTAATGGATCTACGTTATTCATCACGGCCATCAATACTCctttttctaataaatttgcttgtaaatttcaacaattattttatcaaacaatgttgtcaacaaaattttattgttcagtatttctttcctttgctcCTGAATTGTCTATAACATCGATCTTTTTTACTCACTGAAACGGAACGATAATATCAACCTTACAAAAGCGTGAGGTGCTTTTCATAACAAAAGCTATGTTAAAAAAAGCGTAGCTcgaaaaataatcatcaaaagctttaacaacaacaaatcgaatataaatcaaacaacaaagcaTACAATGAAAAGTTcatgaaagataaaaataaataaaccataGCACTTTCAAGAGATAgattcttttattatttaaatgaagtaacaaaacaaaaaaaacgatgcgtACTGTCTACTGACTAATGCTACATTTTGCCAATCGAAACGGTAACTAACAGGATCaaactacaaaaataaaatatattattgtGCATTTACACCGTTACTTACCAACAACATTCAAACTAATCATTACTCATCGagctttttaaaatgtaatacGAATTGGCGATTGGCTGTTTATCGCTTGAAGGGCACGTTTTCAACACTCTCTGTAGCTCGTGAGGTTCTAAACATTTAaagtaaaaagcaaaataattaaactaacGAGAAAGGTAGTTAAAAATTTAcctattttttaaacacaattaattgttcaaactttttttgtttgttcaatttttagaAGCATTTCGGTATCGTTTCAATGTTTTGAGAAAAAGAGTatgtgaaaatttttttcaaagaatCGCAAAATTAGGGTTtgatttacatattttagcttttattttgaaaGTTCGTGTTCTACTTGAAAGTGTAGTTATTTATGTTATCTCACAAGAACACTACTAATCGTACAATCCGGTTTATTATGGAAACTACTAacgtaaaacaacaacaaaaaaacaaaatataagtaaaaaaagtaataaatctTATAATAAAACCTAACAACTGTAGAGAGATTGTAAGAGATTTAcataaaagagaagaaaatggaattaaaaatatgtacTCTTCGTGAACCgcaaaaacccaaacaaacaaacaaaaaaaagtatagaaacattaaattataaatcCTATAAAGTAGTGTGTCTTTTTTATAGTATAGCcacaaagaaaagggaaaaaatgtttacatAAATACTACTTTAAAGGAGGTTCAGGCAATTTGTAGATGTTATAGTGATAGCAAGATGTAAATAGAACACAACAGAAGGATTCGCAATGCTACCACTAGTGAAAGCTACAAACTTTGCAACAAACGATACGTAGAAGAACTGTGGTTTGGTGGGAATTGcacagaaaatttcaaatgcgTAATATGTAACAACATGGATAAGGTCTGATGAGGGATGAGGGTGAAGCAGGAATGATTAAAAGCTTCATAATTTACTCATTATGATGTGTGCATCGTGTACACTGTTCGATTCGAGATATTATTCGTGAGCAGTTATTACAAAAATACATTGTTTTATTACGACAGTGTAAAAGGTGTACGGATGAATCCCGCAAACCAAGCTGCTACAATAATTgttaatgaaggaaaaaagctGAGCCGATTGCCGTACGTTGGAGATTGTTGGATTGTATCAACCACACAAGCGTTCGTGAGGGAAAGGGGATATTTTGTAACTTTTGGAAAATaactgaaataaaataacatatcTGCACAAGCAGGGATTCTATTTGTTTGTTCGGAAAGAATTGTGGTTAAATGGTTATATACACGCATGTTGGTGTTATCTAATCGCAtagcattatttatttacattacaACATTAcagaaaaatgcatttaaatacAACAGCGCACGTGCTTGAAGGGTTCGTCCTGTACAGACCGTTaaaagtttgaaatatttcacgtgAAATCTttcatgaaattatttttatttcaaattgttCGTCGCCGTGTGTTTTGGAACTCTTGGATTGGTACTATTAAACAGATGCATAATGCGAAACTCACACATTgaccaaacaaaccaaaacaaaggcTTTTGCAGGTGCTACATAGCAATGGAACAATATTCAAGCAATTTAGTGTTGTGAATCGAGtataatttaatcaaattgCGCTTAAACAGTTAACACTTGGTGTGCATAAACCACAAccaaagaacaaaaaccaacaaactcggcacaaaaaggaaatacCACCCGTGAATCATCAATCGTTTGTTGTGTAAGTACATTAGGGAAAGATTGTTGTTCTATTATtcaatttgataattttttgttgttgtagctaACTGATTAAAAACACCATTCGGTGTATAGCTGCTGTATCATCGTATAGTGTAATCTCGGAACATGTTCGCTAGACTGAGTGTAGCTGTATTGATTCTCAAAATCAGTCTCGCAACAGCATATCGTCCAGTGTTTATCTACCATGGCATTCTCACCGGTGCTGAAAGTATGAATCATTTAGTTAACAGGATTCAAGAGGTAGGCACGATTCGTGAGCGAAATCGCTGCTTTTTACTTTTGCTAATGAAATGATTTCCCTCACAGGTTCATCCCGGCACCGTGGTATACAACTTTCAACGATTCGGAGGCTGGTCCAGCTTGGAAAATGCTTGGCATCAGGTGCTTGAGGCCCAGACTAACCTAAGAGCAGTCTGTGAGCTGCACCCGGACGAGGGAATAAATATGATCGGTTATTCTCAGGGCGGTCTACTGGGACGTGCGGTGCTGCAAACATATCCGGATCATTGTGTTAAAACATTTATCTCGCTCAGCTCACCACAAGCTGGCCAATTTGGAGGCAAGTCGTTGCTGGacttaataatttattctccAAATATACATCAGCTTTACGCCAATTTCTCATTTCAGATGactttttgcatttaattttccctTCGCTGGTCGCTAAAACGGCGTACCAACTATTCTACACCTACGTCGGGCAGCATACCTCGGTTGGCAACTACTGGAACGATCCGCACCATCAGGATCTGTTCGAAGAGTTTAGCATCTTTCTGCCGTATGTGAATAATCGCATTTTATCCATAAACTCTACCCAATTCCGAGACACACTGATGCGTCTGGAGCAGTTGGTGTTGATCGGTGGACCTGACGATGGTGTCATTACACCGTGGGAATCTAGTCATTTTAGCTTTTATAACACCTCTTACGATGTGGTACCGTTGCATGAGAGTGAAATTTATACGGAGGATTTAATAGGACTGAAAACGCTGGAAGAAAGCGGTCGATTGCATATAATTGTGCGGGAAAACGTACATCACTATCAGTGGCATCGGACGAATGATATAATCGATAGCATTATTCTGCCTTATCTAGACTAATGAGCGTGcagagattgttttttttttaaataactaaaGTTATCGGTTATTAGCGATTTAGATGCCTAAAGTTTTGATATTACATTTGACAAAATTGGAATAAGGAAGAGGATTATTGAGCTTTAAAGGTGCAATTAATTTAAGGCTGattatttaatgattttaaatagTAAGACCAATACCTTGCTACCACTAGTGACATGACATTCACTTGTCCAGGACAATAAATATGATAATTCACCTGCGACTACGTCCCATATCATATCATAGCCGATTTACCATTTCCAAGGAccaaaaagggataaaaataCGGCGCCGAATTGTAACACATAAActaagtaaaaaataaagttattctcgccgaaaaaaaaagagcaaagtAATCAACGATCAAGGTGAGTAATCAAATTCTATTAAAATCGTCTTTACTTAATTACTGTacataaagaaagaaacaaatttttcatttctaagTTGGatttattgtcaaaaaattaagaagaataagcgagttatcgccgatttccCACGGTATGCTGCACGCCTTGATTAGACCAAAAATGAGCGCCGCCGCTACCGATgattttaaatagaaaaaccctttttcgtGGAATAACTAGACGAGGGTGGATGAATCGGGGCGAGGAGTTACAACCTGACCCGCGAATTAAAGACGCACCCAACCATATGCGGAGCGCTCCGATCGgatcaaaactgagcgagttatcgctgattttctgCGGGCTAATGTGGTCCCAGAAACTGCCAGAAAATTCTGCCAGTAGCaatcccgtggaaaaccggcaATAACTCACTCATTTTTGGTCCGATTGGGGCGTTCCGGATACCGTTGggtgcgtctttgggccgcgcatctttttgtggaacattgCAGCTCGATCCACTCACACCACCCCACCCAGTTATTCCGTTAAAAAGGGGGCCTCCTGTAGATCTTCTTCGTGCGACCGGGAACCTTCTACGCGGTAACTAACGAGGCCTCACGTGTGTCATGGAAGACACTCGTACTGCTCTGGTGTGGAGGGAAGGTGACATAggaaaaatgttcatttaaatttttgtttcctgtATCAGAATGCGAAAAGAAGGTTTCTTTCTAGTTTCATTCCATCCCAAAGATCATACCAAATGGATAGTAATTAAGTGATTTTATTCGTTTCCATTGCGTTAGATACAAATTTCCTTTACGCAGATACGGATCCCTCAAAGGGACACAAACATAGTGTAAGTGTTATAAACGCCTCTTTTCTCGAGATGAAGGCAATTGAAGCGAGTTCACGTAATTGGAACTGCTGTTAATACGATACGATACGTGTGCAAAACAGATGAGAGCGTTAATCAAGCGATGCAAATAATGAATCCATCCTTACGACGAAGGGAAGGAAGGAGCCGACCACACAAAGAGCAAGATGTATGTTTGTGAAATGAAgagaggaaaaactaaaatgcACGAAGATTCCGATACGATGATATCGAACTTAGCAGTAGCCACGATCCGGTACACGACGGCGTGGAGCACTCTTCAAGATGTTGTCCACACGCAGTATCATCTCGGCCGCCTCAGCAGCGGACAAAAGCACCTGTCGCTTAACTGCAAACGATTCCGTAATGCCCAACTCCTTCATGCAGCCTACCTTACCGTTGTTCATGTCCAGTCCCATCGTGTGCTTGCCCTGGGAATGAGCAGCACGCAATTCCGATATGAGCTGTGCCGAATCGTACCCAGCATTGTCGGCAATAATGATCGGGAGCTGCATCAGGGCACGGCCAAACGATTCAATAGCCATCGCTTCCTTGCCCGCTGTTTCGGAGGCCAGTTTGAAGACGGCCGTTGCCATCAGCGTCTCGGAACAACCGCCTCCGTAGACGACACGCGATTCCTTCACGGTTGCCGCCAGCACACACAGCGCGTCGTGCAGCGAACGTTCCGCTTCATCGATGATTTGCTGCGTTGCACCACGGATCACCACCGTACAAGCCTCACCCAATGGGACGCCCGAGAACCGCAACAGTGTGTCTTCGCCAATCATCACCTGCTCGATCAGATCACATTTGCCCAGCTTCACCAGATCGGGATTATCGAAGGTGGACACAATTTCACCACCGGTAACAAGCGCCAAACGCTCGATACCATCAAAATCGGCATGTTCGATCGCCATCACGCCCGCATCGGCAAACAGCTGTTCCGGGTAGTTGTAGATCAGCTGACGGTTGATAAACACGTTGATGTTGTGCGACAGAATCTTGTCCACCTTTTCCTTCATCTTTTCCTTCTCAGCCACCTCCAGCTCGGCAATCTTCGACATCGAATCGACCTTGATCGACGAACCGAACACCTTGATTTTGTCCGTGTCCATCGGTGTGTTGGCGATCAGGATGTTAGCGTTCTTCACCGAATTCGGCTGATGAACGCCGGGCTTTTTGTCCAGCAGGAATCCTTCATCCAGGAACGATTCTTCCAAACAACCACCCAGCTTCTTGATGCGCTGGATCGCGGTCAGTGAGCCAGATCCCTTCAGACGCAGCACCGCATCAACCGCTAGTTTGGCAAAGTGTTCCTTGTGTTGGGACAAAATCTTCGAGCTAAGCGTTGTACGGGCAATGTTCAGCAAATCCTCCCGGAAACGTTCCTGGTTGGCTGAATTATCCGCAGCAGCACCCTGCAGTGCGGTACGGGCCACTTCCGTCGCCTGACGCCACCCGGCCACAATCGTCTGTGGGTGGAGCTTTTGTTCCACCAGCTTCTCCGCCTCGCGGATCAGCTCGGAAGCGAACACCGTGACGGATGTGGTACCGTCGCCGACCTCGTCGTCCTGCACCCGCGACATGTCGACGAGAATTTTCGCTGCCGGATTGTCCACACCGACCGCCCGCAGAATGGTTGCCCCATCGTTCGTTACCTCGATCTGGCCCGAATTCCGTCCGTGGGCGACCAGTATCTTGTCCATACCCTTCGGACCGAGGGTGCTTTTTACCAGGTCACCGATCGCAATCGCGCCGACAAACGACGATAAACGGGCAATTTCACCCTTTTCCTCCTCGGCTTCATGCTTCAGAATGCGAACGGGATTGAGAGACACCATTGTACGAACAGTAAAATTACAGCCGGAATTTGCCAGAAAACACGCTTCCTCGTCTGAATCACAAGGGGTTGttgcgagaaagaaaaaaaaggctagcaAAAAGCAATGCGGCGAATTTGACGGCGGCTGTCAAATGCGGTTCGAACAGCGTGACGGGAAGTATTGAAGTGGACACAATAGACGTGAAGTATGGGTTGGAAACGTTTCGAACATGCACGGTGGAATTTGAATTTCTATATattattagattttatgcaaataacGTATATTTACATGAAACTTAAGAGAAAATCGTAATGTTAAGGATATAAAACGACATAACTTATCTTATTTACTAGCGGTAGGATGCTGGTAAAGCTCTATGAGCTCAAggtcttacaaaaaaaaacaaaacacaaaaatgttcaaaattttattcaaaaaataattgtgaACACTTGTTTTGTAAACGTGAATTCCGTCAAACAGAAAATAGTGAACTACATCTTCTCCTTTCTATTGTAGCCTAAAAGTCTTTCGtcataaatgaaataataaatttcccCATACTTCATtagttaataataaataattgttttattgtttttcaagttacacaacaacaaaaaaacgtgcACGAAATGAAGACACGAAGAAGCCATTTCTACTGGTCAACTTACAGCGAAATCAACACCTGTGAAATGATACCGTATTAATTTTAAGGAGACATTTGCACTTTCCATAAGCTGGGATCctcaatatttaaaatattcctcGTTCCTATGCCTTACTGTTACAGGACAGTAAGACGAAGCATAATACGATTTGCATAATAACGGGAAGATATTGATATTGACGATACTCACGAATGGAACTTGATGCTTATTTTGCAACCTGTACCCGAGGGAGAGGCTGTAGCTAATTTCAGGAATAGGTCGTGAGCCAAATATGTCTTGCGAAAGCGATTTATTTAAGATCAACTTAATTTGTCAATGATACACAATTCAAAAGAACAGTACAATTCAAACCATCCCAAACCGTTAAGAACGTTGCTAGAATTGTCTCTggtaagaaagaaacaaatacaTAGGGAAATTTGTAGGCAAATGTACGGcatattaaaatttcaatcacaTTGGTTCCTTATCTGCGCTTGTACACAATTTTGTTTGTGGCTGTTCTGATTCTTGAAACACACAACTTTATCCGGTGCACAAGGTACCGCTCTGATATGCAACCGAAAGCGTCCCAAATTGGTCCCAAGCATTCAATTTTATAAACGATTTTCGCCACTTCACCGTCCAGCATGGGTAATGTGGAGTTTAGAGCAAAAAATATCCTCGGCTCGGGTTTGGTCGTTAGTGGGTCGGTCCCCTTTGCATACGACGCAGTCATTtgtagagagagaaagatgatAGCCATTGCAATATCTATAaagctatttattttaatgtacgTGGCCGATTGTTTTTCGTCGTTTGGCGGAGTCCCTTGTATTTGCGTTtggactgttttttttctatatattCGTACCATAGCAGTTGTAACGTAATGGTGCTGAGGTCCTGTTGCATTCGGAATCGGAGTTTTTACCTTTTGCTAGGCACATTTCTTCCCCAAGTGATGTACGATTCCGATTCCCGAAACCAATCGGAtcgattgtgtttttgtttttatcttccTGGCTTATAGGATCCGAGTATAAAACATTGCAACAAGAACGCAACAACGCATGGTAAATGCACATGGGAATTGATGGATCGTTTTGCCAAGACACGAGTTGtaaatttgctttgtttcaatTCGACCAAAAGCTTTCCTCTTttccatgctgctgctgttcaatCGTGGCAAACGAGATGGTTCCTTCCAATTGTTAGTGTATGTGTAGTATATTGGAACAGAGTTAAAcaactgtttgctttttttgttttctctctgaGCGTCACATGTCTCAACGGATGAGACCTTTCCCTGTCATTTTATTTAGCAAACTTTTTTACCAATCGCCAGTCGAATGTGAAAGAATTGAGCTGTGTACAGTGTgggatggaaaaaagggaattcttttccatttaaCATTCATAACTCCATAACCACGAAACCGACAGGACGATTCCAACCCTATCAACCTAACGGAGATGCCACTACActggttgattgttgatttCCAGCATGGTTAGCATAATGTTTATCGAACTCTTATGCTCTCCAGTGTAGCGAGCAACGAGAAGCCTTTTTTTACATCTTGGCagaaagagcaacaaaaaatcctatcCGGCAACAAAGTTGCTCGCGTACGAAAGACAACTGACGGtcgacaaaaaaagggttctcAGTTTTGCCTTCCATCCATTGGCCCCGTTGGCAGGGAATATTATCACACCAATGATTGGCAGGGGACAGTTTTCTTGATCGTAGCGTGACAAC encodes the following:
- the LOC126565893 gene encoding lysosomal thioesterase PPT2 homolog codes for the protein MFARLSVAVLILKISLATAYRPVFIYHGILTGAESMNHLVNRIQEVHPGTVVYNFQRFGGWSSLENAWHQVLEAQTNLRAVCELHPDEGINMIGYSQGGLLGRAVLQTYPDHCVKTFISLSSPQAGQFGDDFLHLIFPSLVAKTAYQLFYTYVGQHTSVGNYWNDPHHQDLFEEFSIFLPYVNNRILSINSTQFRDTLMRLEQLVLIGGPDDGVITPWESSHFSFYNTSYDVVPLHESEIYTEDLIGLKTLEESGRLHIIVRENVHHYQWHRTNDIIDSIILPYLD
- the LOC126564483 gene encoding T-complex protein 1 subunit beta, which encodes MVSLNPVRILKHEAEEEKGEIARLSSFVGAIAIGDLVKSTLGPKGMDKILVAHGRNSGQIEVTNDGATILRAVGVDNPAAKILVDMSRVQDDEVGDGTTSVTVFASELIREAEKLVEQKLHPQTIVAGWRQATEVARTALQGAAADNSANQERFREDLLNIARTTLSSKILSQHKEHFAKLAVDAVLRLKGSGSLTAIQRIKKLGGCLEESFLDEGFLLDKKPGVHQPNSVKNANILIANTPMDTDKIKVFGSSIKVDSMSKIAELEVAEKEKMKEKVDKILSHNINVFINRQLIYNYPEQLFADAGVMAIEHADFDGIERLALVTGGEIVSTFDNPDLVKLGKCDLIEQVMIGEDTLLRFSGVPLGEACTVVIRGATQQIIDEAERSLHDALCVLAATVKESRVVYGGGCSETLMATAVFKLASETAGKEAMAIESFGRALMQLPIIIADNAGYDSAQLISELRAAHSQGKHTMGLDMNNGKVGCMKELGITESFAVKRQVLLSAAEAAEMILRVDNILKSAPRRRVPDRGYC